The proteins below are encoded in one region of Cololabis saira isolate AMF1-May2022 chromosome 21, fColSai1.1, whole genome shotgun sequence:
- the LOC133422571 gene encoding zinc finger protein 436-like has protein sequence MSKVYHLTKFIGLLDLPWKPEIRLNRIDLPGENVCKVEEDGVFSDQHLDNLERSCSPDQEEPGNPQTTELEEDSSVQEMNQEDVEVDVSLVNLADEIFENGEPGLNCGQLLFHTSPESQNEEEGTESLRSDSSKTADLEPMRRHSDHEDAAVPSDSNCKSELTRTHTGKKAFSCSTCRKEFSRKGNLEDHMKIHTGERPYLCNTCGKSFTQSSALKRHELIHTGEKPYVCTTCVKSFRERSTLLVHSRTHTGERPYLCNTCGKTFTELTTLKRHITTHTGEKPYICKICGKGFREPSTRVAHSRTHTGERPYQCNTCNKNFTRLSALKLHITTHTGEKRYSCQTKVNHLREFIGQRLTAAAVEIFSVFEKTVLEYEEELDRQRRLLDLAWKPEIRLNRIDLPQENVCKVEEDGVFSDQHLDNLERSCSPDQEESGNPQTIKLEEDSSVQEMKQEDVEVDVSLVNLVDVKVENGEAGPNCDQLLLHSSLEAENKDEEGTESLRSDSSKTADLESMRRHGDHEDTAVPSDSNCKSKLTRHFMTYTEKKAFSCSICRKEFSKSSILVYHMRIHTGERQYLCNTCGKSFKQPSTLKKHKMIHTGEKPYVCTTCGKSYRHCSGLLVHSRTHTGERPYLCNTCGKTFTNLTDLNRHITTHTGEKPYLCKTCGKGYSHRSNLVIHSRTHTGERPYLCNTCGKTFTHLSNFKRHITMHTGEKVFVCKTCGKSYRQRSDLLVHSRTHSSARSYLCNICGKTFNKSSNLKSHITTHTGEKPYLCKTCNKGFTRRNNLLSHMKIHPEEKSGDS, from the exons atgtctaaagtTTATCATCTGACAAAGTTTATCGGACTGTTGGACCTCCCCTGGAAGCCTGAAATCAGACTAAACAGAATCG acctCCCaggagaaaatgtttgtaaggtggaggaggacggggttttcagtgaccagcacctcgataacctggagaggagctgcagcccggaccaggaggaaccagggaatccacagactacagaactggaggaagactccagcgttCAGGAGATGAACcaggaggacgtagaggtggatgtctcattggtcaatctTGCTGATGAGAtatttgaaaatggtgaaccaggactaaactgtggccagctgctgtttcaCACTTCTCCTGAATCTCAAAACGAAGAGGAAGGAAcagaaagtttacgctcagactccagtaaaactgcagatctggagccaatgagacgacacagtGACCACGAAGacgctgctgtcccgtcagacagcaactgtaaatcagaGCTGACCAGGAcgcacacggggaagaaggcgttttcttgcagcacttgcaggaaagagttcagtagaAAGGGTAATTTAgaggatcacatgaagatccacactggcgaaaggccgtacctgtgcaacacctgcggaaaatcgtttacACAATCATCAGCATTGAAGAGGCACGAATTGATCCACACAGGCGAGAAGCCCTATGTCTGCACAACATGTGTAAAAAGTTTCAGAGAACGTTCCACCCtgctggttcactcgaggacccacactggcgaaaggccgtacctgtgcaacacctgcggcaaaACCTTTACTGAATTAACAACTCTTAAACGACACATAACCacccacacgggcgagaagccctacatctgcaaaatatGTGGAAAAGGTTTCAGAGAACCTTCCACCCGGGTGGCTCACTCAAGGACCCACacgggcgaaaggccgtaccagtgcaacacctgcaacaaaaACTTTACTCGATTATCAGCTCTTAAActgcacataaccacgcacacgggcgaaaAGCGGTATTCGTGCCAGAC taaagtTAATCacctgagagagtttatcggtcagcgactaacagcagctgctgtagaaatattctcagtgtttgaaaaaaccgtcttggagtatgaagaagagctggaccgtcagcgcagactgttggacctcgcctggaaacctgaaatcagactaaACAGAATCG acctcccacaagaaaatgtttgtaaggtggaggaggacggggttttcagtgaccagcacctcgataacctggagaggagctgcagcccggaccaggaggaatcAGGGAATCCACAGACTAtaaaactggaggaagactccagcgttcaggagatgaagcaggaggacgtagaggtggatgtctcattggtcaatctcgtcgatgtgaaagttgaaaatggtgaagcCGGACCAAACTGtgaccagctgctgttgcattcTTCTCTTGAAGctgaaaacaaagatgaggaaggaactgaaagtttacgctcagactccagtaaaactgcagatctggagtcaatgagacgacacggtgaccacgaagacactgctgtcccgtcagacagcaactgtaaatcaaagttgACCAGACATTTCATGACCTACACAGAGAAGAAGGCATTTTCTTGCAGCATTTGCAGGAAAGAGTTTAGTAAAAGTAGTATTTTAGTGTATCACATGaggatccacactggcgaaaggcaatacctgtgcaacacctgcggaaaatcaTTTAAACAACCATCAACGCTCAAGAAACATAAAATgatccacacgggcgagaagccctacgtctgcacaacatgtggaaaaagttacaggcattGTTCCGGCCtgctggttcactcgaggacccacaccggcgaaaggccgtacctgtgcaacacctgtggcaaaacctttactaatttAACGGATCTTAACcgccacataaccacacacacgggcgagaagccatatttgtgcaaaacatgtggaaaaggttACAGCCATCGTTCcaacctggtgattcactcgaggacccacactggcgaaaggccgtacctgtgcaacacctgtggcaaaacctttactcatttatcaaattttaaacgccacataaccatgCACACAGGCGAGAAGGTCTTTGTTTGCAAAACGTGTGGGAAAAGTTACAGGCAACGTTCTGACCtgctggttcactcgaggacccacagcAGTGCAAGGtcgtacctgtgcaacatctGTGGCAAAACCTTTAATAAATCATcaaatcttaaaagccacataaccacgcacacgggcgagaagccgtaTTTGTGCAAGAcatgcaacaaaggttttacaCGTAGAAATAATTTGTTGAGTCACATGAAAattcacccggaggagaagtctggtgactcgtga